One genomic region from Arthrobacter pigmenti encodes:
- a CDS encoding SDR family oxidoreductase, whose amino-acid sequence MSRVLVIGATGLAGREVVKQCLHRGLGTRGLSRHPDKSKNRHDGAEYLAGDAFTGAGLAEAMKGVDVVIDAMDGKFGKARKQLPVAAGHIAEAARTAQVPRVVVLSIVNVDQVRFAYYQAKAAQEQAYRDSDVESVVVRTTQFHDLVTGVFDGGRKVGVTPVLRGARFQTIATADAAKALVDAALNPGSKNVTVGGPEQLDMAVMARIYRQFTGVRGPKIPLPIPGALGHYWRNGVNLVPDGAVRGTTYAEWLEERERA is encoded by the coding sequence ATGTCTCGCGTACTTGTCATCGGTGCCACCGGGCTTGCCGGCCGCGAAGTGGTGAAGCAGTGCCTGCACCGCGGGCTCGGAACCCGCGGGCTGAGCCGCCACCCGGACAAATCCAAGAACCGGCACGACGGCGCCGAGTACCTTGCCGGGGACGCCTTCACAGGAGCGGGATTGGCTGAGGCGATGAAAGGCGTCGACGTCGTGATCGACGCAATGGACGGCAAGTTCGGCAAGGCCCGGAAGCAACTGCCGGTCGCTGCCGGACACATTGCCGAGGCTGCGCGCACGGCTCAAGTTCCGCGCGTCGTCGTTCTCTCGATCGTGAACGTGGACCAGGTTCGGTTCGCGTATTACCAGGCGAAGGCGGCTCAGGAGCAGGCGTACCGGGATTCTGATGTGGAGTCTGTGGTTGTTCGGACAACCCAGTTCCACGACCTTGTCACAGGGGTTTTCGACGGCGGCAGGAAGGTCGGCGTAACGCCGGTGCTTCGGGGCGCCCGCTTCCAGACCATTGCGACCGCCGATGCCGCGAAGGCCCTGGTGGACGCGGCACTGAATCCCGGGTCGAAGAACGTCACGGTTGGCGGCCCCGAACAACTCGACATGGCCGTGATGGCACGGATCTACCGACAGTTCACGGGCGTACGGGGGCCGAAAATTCCGCTCCCGATCCCCGGTGCGCTCGGCCACTATTGGCGAAACGGCGTGAATCTGGTCCCGGACGGCGCGGTGCGCGGAACCACCTATGCCGAATGGCTCGAAGAGCGCGAACGCGCCTAG
- a CDS encoding ATP-binding cassette domain-containing protein gives MAHLDVSNIDYFLSDGRQLLNGVTFKVGEGHKTALIGPNGTGKTTLLRIVAGDITADEGAITRSGSMGIMRQFVGQVRDDTTVRDLLVSAAPPALAAAAKRIDDAELAMMEHDDEPTQMRYAQAIADWGDAGGYELETTWDEVTMAALGVPYDRAQYRAASSLSGGEQKRLVLEALFSGPDDLLLLDEPDNYLDVHGKRWLEAKLNESPKSVLFVSHDRELLANAATRIVTLEPGALGASSWVHGGGFSTYLQARTDRNERFEELRRRWDEEHIKLKELVNMYKNKAAFRSDMANRYHAAQTRLAKFLEAGPPEAIPIEQNVNMRLKGGRTAKRAVVAQKLELTGLMKQFSTEIWFGDRVGVLGSNGSGKSHFLRLLAAGGTDPEKEHEPVSEVIIEAVPHAGVVKLGARIRPGFFAQTHVRPDLLGRTLLDILHRGDDHRSGLGREAASAVLDRYGLAGQSEQFYDSLSGGQQARLQILLLELSGATLLLLDEPTDNLDLHSAEALERAIDAFEGTVLAVTHDRWFARSFDRFLVFGEDGKVYESESPVWDEGRVQRTR, from the coding sequence GTGGCACACCTTGACGTCTCCAACATCGACTACTTCCTCTCCGACGGGCGGCAGCTGCTCAACGGCGTCACCTTCAAGGTCGGCGAGGGCCACAAGACTGCCCTGATTGGCCCCAACGGAACGGGCAAGACCACCCTGTTGCGCATCGTTGCCGGCGACATCACCGCGGATGAGGGTGCGATCACCCGGTCTGGCTCAATGGGCATCATGCGCCAGTTCGTCGGCCAGGTCCGCGACGACACCACCGTCCGCGACCTCCTCGTCTCCGCAGCTCCACCGGCGCTCGCCGCCGCAGCGAAGCGGATTGACGACGCCGAGCTCGCCATGATGGAGCACGACGACGAACCCACCCAGATGCGCTACGCCCAGGCCATCGCCGACTGGGGAGATGCCGGCGGCTACGAACTCGAAACCACGTGGGACGAAGTCACCATGGCCGCGCTCGGCGTCCCGTATGACCGCGCGCAGTACCGGGCGGCGTCGTCGTTGTCCGGTGGCGAGCAAAAGCGGCTGGTGCTGGAGGCGCTCTTCTCCGGACCGGACGATCTGTTGCTCCTCGACGAGCCGGACAACTACCTCGACGTACACGGCAAGCGCTGGCTCGAAGCGAAGTTGAACGAATCCCCGAAGTCCGTGCTGTTCGTCAGCCACGACCGGGAACTGCTCGCCAACGCGGCAACGCGGATCGTCACGCTCGAACCGGGAGCGCTCGGCGCGTCCAGCTGGGTGCACGGCGGCGGTTTCAGCACGTACCTGCAGGCGCGGACGGACCGCAACGAGCGCTTCGAGGAGCTGCGGCGCCGCTGGGATGAAGAGCACATCAAGCTCAAAGAGCTCGTGAACATGTACAAGAACAAGGCAGCGTTCCGCTCCGATATGGCCAACCGGTATCACGCAGCGCAGACCCGCCTTGCCAAGTTCCTTGAGGCCGGTCCGCCCGAAGCGATTCCGATCGAGCAGAACGTGAACATGCGCCTAAAGGGCGGCCGGACGGCGAAACGTGCAGTAGTCGCGCAGAAGCTGGAGCTGACCGGGCTCATGAAGCAGTTCAGCACCGAAATCTGGTTCGGCGACCGCGTTGGCGTGCTCGGCTCCAACGGATCCGGAAAATCGCACTTCCTTCGGTTGCTCGCGGCCGGCGGCACAGATCCGGAAAAGGAACACGAGCCGGTGTCCGAGGTGATCATCGAGGCCGTGCCGCACGCCGGCGTCGTGAAGTTGGGCGCACGCATCCGCCCCGGCTTCTTCGCGCAGACCCACGTCCGCCCAGACCTGCTGGGACGGACCCTGCTCGATATCCTGCACCGCGGCGACGACCACCGGTCCGGGCTGGGGCGCGAAGCGGCGTCCGCGGTCCTGGACCGCTACGGGCTGGCCGGGCAGTCTGAGCAGTTCTACGATTCGCTCTCCGGCGGACAGCAGGCACGGTTACAGATCCTGCTCCTCGAACTCTCCGGCGCTACGCTGCTGCTCCTCGACGAACCGACGGACAACCTGGACCTCCACTCCGCCGAAGCGCTGGAACGCGCCATTGACGCTTTCGAGGGAACGGTGCTCGCCGTGACCCACGACCGCTGGTTCGCGCGCAGCTTCGACCGGTTCCTCGTGTTCGGTGAGGACGGGAAGGTTTACGAGTCCGAGTCGCCTGTCTGGGATGAGGGCCGGGTGCAGCGGACACGCTGA
- a CDS encoding adenylate kinase, giving the protein MIPSSPRRVVFFGVTGSGKSTAAQRYSAVTGLPLVEVDSDIGWLPGWVERDHAEQNRMVEEIAARDEWVFDSFYSRWSDRLIPRAEAIVALDYPRWVSLARLLRRTVRRMVLRERVCNGNTETLPRVVARDSIIRWHFTSFANKKARIRAYQEAGLPVLHFTSPNQLKQWLDDAARTAG; this is encoded by the coding sequence GTGATTCCCTCCAGCCCACGGCGCGTGGTGTTCTTCGGCGTCACCGGATCGGGGAAGTCGACGGCGGCACAGCGCTATTCGGCGGTGACAGGGTTGCCGCTCGTGGAAGTGGATTCCGACATCGGCTGGCTACCCGGCTGGGTGGAGCGGGATCACGCCGAGCAGAATCGGATGGTGGAGGAGATCGCCGCCCGCGACGAATGGGTTTTCGACAGCTTCTATAGCAGGTGGTCTGACCGTCTCATTCCCCGCGCGGAGGCAATAGTCGCACTCGACTATCCTCGGTGGGTGTCGCTTGCCCGCTTGCTGCGAAGGACTGTGCGGCGCATGGTGCTGCGCGAGCGCGTCTGCAACGGGAACACGGAGACGCTCCCTCGCGTGGTGGCACGGGACTCGATCATCCGCTGGCACTTCACATCCTTCGCGAACAAGAAGGCGCGGATCCGCGCCTATCAGGAGGCGGGATTGCCCGTGCTGCACTTCACCAGTCCGAACCAGTTGAAGCAGTGGCTCGACGACGCCGCGCGCACAGCAGGCTGA
- a CDS encoding RtcB family protein → MEKVSSTYINFASILDEKTREQNLKTASMPFIFPHLASMPDAHLGKGAAVGSVIPTLGAIIPAAVGVDIGCGMIAVRTQFSARDLDGLDRKTLRQSIERSIPLSAGHSNRKIVASAEPRIERLSREAEQAGFDPASYTGQWAHQLGTLGSGNHFIEVSLDENDGVWLFLHSGSRGVGNKIAQRHIKVALEQCRKRYIDLPDNDLAYLVEGDDEFWHYIRELRWAQNFALLNREEMMDRVVKDLSHWTGTQVQEQERINCHHNYTAQETHYGRKVWLSRKGAIDASPGRPGLIPGSMGTASYVVEGLGFPPALNSAPHGAGREYSRTAARKTFTRDQLRNAMHGIEYRDTDAFIDEIPAAYKDIDVVMEDARDLVRIRHTLRQIVNVKGD, encoded by the coding sequence ATGGAAAAGGTCAGCTCTACCTACATCAACTTCGCCAGCATCCTTGACGAGAAGACCCGCGAACAGAACCTCAAGACGGCATCGATGCCGTTCATCTTCCCGCACCTGGCGAGCATGCCCGACGCGCACCTCGGAAAGGGTGCAGCGGTCGGCTCAGTCATTCCGACGCTCGGCGCGATCATTCCCGCCGCCGTGGGCGTGGACATCGGGTGCGGCATGATCGCGGTGCGCACGCAGTTCTCGGCGCGTGACCTTGATGGGCTTGACCGGAAGACGCTGCGCCAGTCGATCGAGCGGTCCATTCCCCTGTCCGCCGGCCACAGCAACCGGAAAATCGTGGCATCGGCGGAGCCCCGGATCGAGCGGTTGAGCCGCGAGGCGGAGCAGGCCGGGTTCGATCCTGCGTCGTACACAGGCCAGTGGGCGCACCAGCTCGGCACCCTCGGATCAGGGAACCACTTCATCGAGGTGAGCCTGGACGAGAACGACGGCGTGTGGCTGTTCCTCCACAGCGGCTCGCGCGGCGTGGGGAACAAGATCGCGCAGCGGCACATCAAGGTTGCGCTGGAACAGTGCCGGAAGCGGTACATCGACCTGCCCGACAACGATCTTGCCTACCTTGTTGAGGGCGATGACGAGTTCTGGCACTACATCCGTGAACTGCGGTGGGCCCAGAACTTCGCGCTGCTGAACCGTGAGGAGATGATGGACCGGGTGGTCAAGGACCTGTCCCACTGGACCGGCACCCAGGTGCAGGAGCAGGAAAGGATCAACTGCCACCACAACTACACCGCCCAGGAGACGCACTATGGCAGGAAGGTGTGGCTCAGCCGCAAGGGTGCGATCGATGCCTCACCGGGGCGTCCGGGCCTGATTCCCGGATCGATGGGAACGGCGTCGTACGTTGTCGAGGGGCTCGGGTTCCCGCCCGCGCTTAACTCGGCACCGCACGGTGCCGGGCGCGAGTACAGCCGGACGGCAGCCCGGAAGACCTTCACCCGTGACCAGTTGCGGAACGCGATGCACGGCATCGAGTACCGCGACACGGATGCCTTCATCGACGAGATCCCCGCAGCGTACAAGGACATCGACGTGGTCATGGAGGACGCCCGGGACCTGGTTCGGATCCGGCACACCCTCCGCCAGATCGTGAATGTGAAGGGCGACTGA
- a CDS encoding SDR family oxidoreductase yields the protein METSRTENSPILVIGSTGKTGRRVAERLTAKGANVRSGSRNAEIPFDWDRQETWAHALAGTRAAYITYYPDLAFPGASDLIAAFCRVAVEHGVQRLVLLSGRECGYRADHPVRVGLAAGVSRHARRSGPPRGLRRAVQHDPRRA from the coding sequence ATGGAAACTTCACGCACAGAAAATTCACCGATCCTCGTTATTGGCTCGACCGGCAAGACCGGCCGCCGTGTGGCAGAGCGGCTGACGGCCAAGGGGGCCAACGTCCGCAGCGGATCCCGGAACGCTGAAATCCCGTTCGACTGGGACCGTCAGGAGACATGGGCGCATGCGCTAGCCGGAACACGTGCTGCCTACATCACCTACTACCCGGACCTTGCCTTCCCTGGGGCGTCCGATCTCATTGCCGCATTTTGCCGGGTTGCGGTGGAGCACGGCGTCCAGCGACTGGTTTTGCTCTCCGGCCGCGAGTGCGGCTACCGGGCGGACCATCCGGTACGCGTCGGTCTCGCCGCAGGAGTATCGCGCCATGCTCGCCGAAGCGGGCCTCCCCGAGGACTTCGTCGAGCTGTTCAGCATGATCCTCGACGGGCGTAA
- a CDS encoding glycerophosphoryl diester phosphodiesterase membrane domain-containing protein gives MRSSLLVALRHTRAGFVPQFIAALAVQGVTALATVPAITVLFQLVLSSAGVASITDRNLPDVLSQPIAVVLLVLIAMIALTAVCLQLITVIVIANRQQCGQSLQLRPVLADVGRALKNVLHYQSLLLLIYVFLIMPLGGFGWFSSITRDIAVPLFISGEMMKTPVSAVLYGAAIGVAVYLNLRLIFTFPLMVIDGKTASRAVIASIAATRGQSLRVALLVLVVAAVGLIATSALAGSFLLATSWTDRVFPAVSPILASVGYGVVAVGSAVILCLAVVVTVHALTAAYRQEPAHAGPSPERTPRGRPKRTTGSAIVGAGLVSVLVLTSASAFPSAGNTTPTAALDEGGTAVIAHRGFVGGGVENTISALEAAAAVQPDFVEIDVQETRDGGFILSHDTNLWLVSGRNVNTYELTLEEATNTTVSVGGFSDTMSSMRSYVARAEELGVTLMIELKLHGHESPDYVDNFLAELDAMGSTSKHIYHSLSVDAVRQLKTKRPGLTVGRTVAASIGNVTHVPSDFLLVEQSFFREEFIEYTRAHDQQLLVWTVNDTGSIRNFLRLGVDGIVTDHPDVALREREQISEEQGASPWLRDAVDEFTPL, from the coding sequence GTGCGGTCGAGCCTGTTGGTTGCGCTCCGCCACACCAGGGCCGGATTCGTTCCCCAATTCATTGCCGCACTCGCAGTGCAGGGGGTCACCGCGCTGGCAACCGTGCCCGCCATCACTGTCCTGTTCCAGCTGGTGCTGAGCAGTGCCGGCGTCGCAAGCATCACCGACCGGAACCTGCCTGACGTTCTGAGCCAACCAATCGCCGTCGTACTGCTTGTCCTGATAGCGATGATCGCCTTGACGGCAGTATGCCTTCAGCTGATCACGGTTATTGTCATCGCGAACAGGCAACAATGCGGACAATCGTTGCAGCTGCGGCCAGTGCTCGCTGACGTGGGACGGGCCCTGAAAAACGTACTGCACTACCAGTCGCTGCTGCTGCTCATCTACGTGTTCCTCATCATGCCGCTCGGCGGTTTCGGGTGGTTTTCGAGCATCACGCGCGACATCGCAGTCCCACTGTTCATCAGCGGCGAGATGATGAAAACTCCGGTCAGCGCGGTGCTCTACGGCGCGGCCATCGGAGTGGCGGTTTACCTGAACCTCCGGCTCATTTTCACGTTTCCGCTGATGGTGATCGACGGCAAGACGGCATCCCGTGCTGTGATCGCCAGCATCGCGGCCACCAGGGGGCAGTCTCTGCGCGTGGCGCTGCTGGTCCTGGTGGTGGCAGCTGTAGGGCTGATCGCCACCTCAGCTCTTGCTGGGTCCTTTCTCCTCGCGACGAGCTGGACGGATCGGGTGTTCCCGGCGGTTTCACCGATCCTGGCTTCTGTCGGTTACGGGGTGGTGGCCGTCGGGTCCGCCGTCATTCTCTGCCTGGCCGTAGTGGTGACCGTGCACGCGCTCACGGCCGCCTACCGACAGGAACCAGCGCACGCAGGCCCTTCCCCAGAACGTACACCGCGCGGCCGGCCCAAACGCACTACCGGTTCAGCAATAGTCGGAGCGGGGTTGGTGAGCGTTCTTGTGCTCACTTCAGCTTCAGCATTCCCTTCGGCCGGGAACACCACCCCGACAGCGGCCCTTGATGAGGGCGGCACTGCTGTGATCGCTCACCGCGGGTTCGTTGGCGGCGGGGTTGAGAACACGATAAGCGCTCTTGAGGCGGCAGCCGCCGTACAACCGGACTTCGTGGAGATCGACGTTCAGGAAACGCGCGACGGCGGCTTCATCCTCAGCCACGACACCAACCTGTGGCTGGTCTCCGGCCGGAACGTCAACACCTACGAACTGACGCTCGAAGAAGCAACGAATACAACCGTCAGCGTGGGCGGCTTCAGCGACACGATGTCTTCCATGAGGTCGTACGTCGCGCGGGCCGAAGAGCTGGGTGTCACCCTGATGATCGAACTCAAGCTTCACGGGCACGAATCCCCGGACTACGTGGACAACTTCCTTGCTGAGCTCGACGCCATGGGCTCAACCTCCAAGCACATCTATCACTCACTCAGCGTTGATGCGGTGCGGCAGCTGAAGACCAAGCGACCGGGGCTGACTGTTGGCCGGACGGTCGCGGCAAGCATCGGCAATGTGACCCACGTGCCGAGCGATTTCCTTTTGGTGGAGCAGTCATTCTTCAGGGAAGAGTTCATTGAGTACACACGGGCACACGATCAGCAGCTCCTGGTGTGGACTGTCAATGACACCGGGTCCATTCGCAACTTTCTTCGCCTCGGGGTAGACGGAATTGTCACCGATCATCCCGATGTGGCTTTGCGTGAGCGGGAACAGATCTCCGAAGAGCAGGGAGCGTCGCCGTGGCTGCGGGACGCGGTGGATGAGTTCACCCCCCTGTGA
- a CDS encoding AraC family transcriptional regulator, whose translation MITLMDDTLASLMDGPRAHGAFLLESVLHPPWGLRIEDEAPLSMVTMVSGEAWVLRDSEEPVLLREQDVAVLRGASPYTIADTPHTPPHTVIRPGQVCTNVSGESMAGDISPGTRRWGKQPDDGSAVMLSGTYQQRTEIGMRLLAALPPVLVHTPTEDDVALVRLLSGEMGLNRPGQELVLDRILDLLLVKIVRSWLSSSESETPQWCLAQSDPVVGAALRLMHKNPELGWTVARLAERTGVSRATFARKFTTLVGESPMNYLTSRRLSCGADLLMEPNSTLSAVARRVGYSSPFAFSAAFKRERGVSPLEHRRRTLGVTVGSLTAAE comes from the coding sequence GTGATCACGCTGATGGACGACACCCTGGCGAGTTTGATGGATGGCCCCAGGGCGCACGGGGCGTTCCTCCTTGAATCGGTGCTCCATCCGCCCTGGGGGCTACGGATCGAAGACGAGGCGCCGCTGTCCATGGTGACCATGGTTTCAGGCGAGGCGTGGGTCCTGCGGGACTCGGAAGAGCCCGTCCTCCTCCGGGAACAGGACGTTGCGGTTCTCCGAGGGGCAAGCCCGTACACGATCGCCGACACCCCGCACACGCCTCCGCACACTGTTATCCGCCCGGGACAGGTGTGTACGAACGTGTCTGGGGAGTCAATGGCAGGTGACATCTCGCCGGGTACGCGGCGTTGGGGCAAGCAGCCCGACGACGGTTCCGCCGTCATGCTCAGTGGAACCTACCAGCAGCGCACCGAGATCGGGATGCGTCTGCTTGCGGCGCTGCCGCCCGTCCTTGTTCACACCCCCACCGAAGACGACGTCGCGCTGGTACGGCTCCTGTCCGGGGAAATGGGCCTCAACCGTCCGGGGCAGGAGCTGGTGCTCGACCGCATCCTTGATCTCCTGCTGGTGAAGATCGTGCGCTCCTGGTTGTCGTCGTCGGAATCCGAGACACCCCAGTGGTGCCTAGCCCAGAGCGATCCCGTGGTCGGTGCGGCACTGCGGCTGATGCACAAGAACCCCGAGCTTGGCTGGACGGTGGCACGGCTGGCGGAACGAACCGGAGTCTCCCGAGCAACCTTCGCCCGCAAGTTCACCACCCTGGTGGGTGAATCTCCCATGAACTACCTCACCAGCCGTCGGCTCTCGTGCGGGGCGGATCTGCTGATGGAACCGAACTCCACCCTCAGCGCCGTCGCGCGCCGCGTGGGTTACAGCAGCCCCTTCGCGTTCAGTGCGGCCTTCAAGCGCGAGCGTGGAGTGAGCCCGCTGGAGCACCGCCGTCGGACACTCGGCGTCACGGTGGGTTCACTCACCGCTGCCGAATAA
- a CDS encoding DUF1772 domain-containing protein, protein MLQLTLSLATICTGLIAGLFFAFSVAVMPGLRRVDDAAFVGSMVAINRAIQNPLFALIFFGAFLFPALALLLDLSGPQVAALPLGLGFALYSVALGITFAVNIPLNAKLERGGGDHSLRRGFEARWVRWNTVRTVLCATAFLALVVSLTAAA, encoded by the coding sequence ATGCTGCAGCTGACGCTGAGCCTTGCAACGATCTGCACGGGCCTGATCGCGGGCCTTTTCTTCGCCTTCTCGGTCGCCGTGATGCCCGGGCTGCGCCGCGTCGATGATGCCGCGTTTGTCGGGTCGATGGTCGCCATCAACAGGGCCATTCAGAACCCGCTGTTTGCGCTGATTTTCTTCGGCGCATTCCTGTTTCCCGCACTGGCCCTGCTGCTCGATCTTTCCGGTCCGCAGGTTGCGGCCCTACCGCTCGGGCTTGGTTTCGCGCTCTACTCGGTGGCTCTCGGAATCACGTTCGCGGTGAACATCCCCTTGAACGCGAAACTTGAACGGGGGGGCGGCGATCACTCCCTTCGCCGCGGGTTCGAAGCCCGGTGGGTCCGTTGGAACACCGTCCGCACGGTGCTGTGCGCCACGGCGTTTCTGGCGCTGGTGGTGAGCCTGACCGCAGCCGCCTAG